Genomic segment of Rhodococcus rhodochrous:
CGAGCGTGAAGTTGAATACTCCGGAATCGAACTCGTTGTAGCGCTCGTACTCGAGCAACTCGTACAGCCGCGACCGCGTCTGCATCTGGTCGACGAGAGTTTCCTGAGTGCCCTCCTCATGGATCACTCGTAGACCCCGCTCGATCGCGCCCATCGCCAATCTCAGTGTGGTGACGGGATATATCACTGCGTTGTAACCGATCGCCTCGAGGGCCTGTGCCGGGATGAGTTGCGACTTGCCGAATTCGGTCATGTTCGCAAGTAGCGGGATATCCACAGCTGTACGGAACTTCTCGAAGTTGGCGCGGGTGTGCAGCGCTTCGGTGAAGATCAGGTCGGCACCGGCCTCGGCATAGGCCTTCGCACGCTCGATAGCAGCGTCGATGCCGTCGATCCCTGCGGCGTCCGTGCGTGCACAGATCACGAAATTCGGATCGCGGCGAGCCGTCACGGCGGCACGGAGTCGCCGAACCATCTCGTCGGTCGGCACGATCGCCTTGCCGTCGAGATGTCCACAGCGCTTCGGATTGACCTGATCCTCGAGGTGCAGACCGGCAAGACCCGCATCTTCGGCTGCGAGCACGGTGCGCGCTGCGGACATCGGCTCACCGAATCCGGTGTCGGCGTCGATGAGCACAGGCAGGTCGGTGACCGCGGCGATCTGCCGACTGTGCGAGACAACCTCCGTGAGAGTCGTCAACCCGATGTCGGGGAGCCCCAGCCCGGCCGAGAAAGCGCCACCGGAAACGTAGACTCCCTCGAATCCGATTTCCTGGATCAGTTTGGCCGTCAACGGGTTGATCGCACCGGGGAACCGCTGGATCTTCCCCGATTGCAGTCCCGCCCGGAACGCCGCGCGCTTGTCCGCCACCGATGTGGAAGCTGCGATGAGTCCGGTCATCTCAGAACAGTCCCTTCGGCGACTTCGGTGCACGGGCGAGAACCTCGTCGGACACGGTGAAGGTGAGCTCGTTCAGTTCGCCGGCCTTCAGTTCGGGGGTGCGCTGCGCGACGTCGAGGAAGCGTTCCTGCTCGGCCGGATCGATGACGCCCTCGGCGAGGGTACGGAACTTCGCGATGTACTGATCCCGAGCGAAGGGACGCGCCCCCAACGGATGCGCATCGGCGATCGCCAACTCGTCGACGATCACCTCGCCGCTCTTCAACGTCACCTCGGCGCGCGCACCGAACGCCTTCTCGTCCGGATCGGTGGAGTGGTAACGGCGGGTCCACTCGGGATCCTCTGCGGTGGAGATCTTGCGCCACAGCTCGATGGTGTCCGGGCGCTGCGCCCGCTCGGGCGCATAAGAACGCTCGTGGTGCCAGGTGCCGTCCTGCAACGCGACGGCGAAGATGTACATCACCGAGTGATCGAGCGTCTCACGGCTGGCCTGCGGGTCGAACTTCTGCGGATCGTTCGAGCCGGTGCCGATCACGACGTGGGTGTGGTGACTGGTGTGCAGCACGATCGACGCGACCTGATCCAGGTCGCCGATCCGATCGCGCATGCGCCGCGCCAGGTCGATCGGAGCCTGGCTCTGGTACTCGGCCGAATGTTCCTTGGTGTACGTGTCGAGGATGGCGCGCTTCGCCTCACCCGGTCCCGGCAGCGGCACCTGGTATTCGGCCTCAGGGCCGCCGAGCAGCCACGCGATGACGCCGTCCTCCCCTTCCCAGATCGGAGACGGTGCGCCCTCACCGCGCAGTGCCCGGTCCACGGCCTCGACAGCCATCTTCCCGGCGAAGGCCGGCGCATACGCCTTCCAGCTCGAGATCTCGCCCTTGCGGGACTGTCGCGTCGCGGTCGTGGTGTGCAGTGCCTGTCCGATCGCCTGATAGACCGTTTCGGTGTCGAGTCCGAGCAGCGTGCCGATACCGGCAGCGGCCGACGGGCCGAGATGCGCGACATGGTCGATCTTGTGCTCGTGCAGACAGATCGCCCGCACCAGATCGACCTGGATCTCGTAGCCGGTGGCCAGGCCGCGGATCAGGTCCGCGCCGCTGCGGCCGGTGTGCTGGGCGACCGCCAGAATCGACGGGATGTTGTCGCCCGGATGCGAGTACTCTGCCGCGAGAAAGGTGTCGTGGAAGTCGAGTTCACGCACCGCGACGCCGTTGGCCCACGCTGCCCACTCGGGAGAGAACGTGCCACCGACACCGAAGACCGTGGAACCGGGGCGGTACGGGTGGGCCAGCGCCTGGGCACGGGCATTGGCCACCGGACGACGCGTCACCGATGCCGCCGCGACCGCCGCGTTGTCGATGATCCGGTTGACGATCATCTCGGCTGTGTCGGCAGGGACCTCGACCGGATCGGTCGCGACCTCGGTGATCTTCCATGCGAGGTGCTCGTGCTTGGGGAACTCTTCAGCGGAACGGCGGGTGCGGACGAGATGGGTTTTCACTTCACGACCTTCCAGAGGATCTCAACTATCGATTTGCACGCTATGCAGGGCGGGGTGGAAGGGAAATGGGTTGCACAGGAGTATTTGTGCGAACCGTGAAGATCGATTTTGTGTAAATTGCGGAAACGCTCCCTGTTACGTTTTTCGCATGCAGAAGCTGTATGCGGGCGCCAAGTTGCGGCGGCTACGCGAAGAGCGAGGTTTGACCCAGACTGCCCTCGCTCGGCTGCTGCAGTTGTCCACCAGCTATGTGAACCAACTGGAGAACGACCAACGCCCGCTCACTGTGCCGGTCCTGTTGCGTTTGAACTCGACGTTCGACCTGGACATGGGATTTTTCGCGGTCGACAGCGACGCCCGGTTGATCGCGGACCTGCAGGATGTGTTCGCCGACCACGCGACCACCGTCGACAGCACGGCAGCGGAGGTCGATGATCTGGTCACCCGCCATCCCGCCGCGGCGCAGATGCTGGTCACGATGCACCGGCGCCTGAGGGGGGTCACGGAACAGGTGGAGCGTCTGTCGCCGACGGGCGACGGTTCCGCCCTGGACCATCGCGTGGCGATGCCCTACGAGGACGTGCGGGACTTCTTCTACGACCGTCGTAACCACATCGCCGAGCTCGACGATGCCGCCGAGCAGATGTTCATATCCCGCGGGTTGTCACTGGGCGGCCTCGATCTTCAGCTCGCGCGCCTGCTACGGGACGAGCACTCCGTCACAGTCAGGATCCGTACCGACCCGCCCGGCGAACCCGGACCCAAACGCAGCTACGACCCGTCGACGAGAGTTCTCCTTCTCGCACGCCGCCTCACTCATGGGCAGCGCGCGTTCCAGTTGGCCACCCAACTTGCGTTCCTCACCCAGAACAGCACCCTCGACGCCCTCGTCGCAACGGCGCCCGAGCTACCGACCGAGTCGCAGGCACTCACGCGTATCGGCCTGGCCAACTATTTCGCCGGTGCCCTCATACTGCCCTACACCCAGTTCCTACGCAGTGCCGAGGACTTGCATTACGATATCGACCTGCTCGGCAACGCATTCGAGGTCGGGTTCGAAACCGTCTGCCATCGCCTCTCCACCCTCCAACGCCCCGGACAACGCGGAGTTCCTTTCTTCTTCGTACGCACCGACAAGGCGGGAAACATCTCGAAACGGCAGTCGGCCACGGCATTTCACTTCTCTCGGGTCGGTGGAAGCTGCCCACTGTGGATCGTCCACGACACCTTCGCCACACCCGGTCGGATTCACACCCAGGTTGCCCAGATGCCCGACGGCCGGAAGTATCTGTGGATCGCACGGACCACCGACGAACACTCCACCGGCGGTTTCCTGGCCCAGCCCCGGAGCTTCGCCATCGGGCTCGGCTGCGACCTTGCCCACGCCCACAGGCTCGTCTACGCCCGAGGATTGAACCTCGACGACCCGGCAACTACCGTCCCGATCGGACCGGGTTGCAAGGTCTGCGACCGTATCGACTGCGCTCAGCGAGCATTTCCGCAAGTGGGCCGCTCCCTGGACACCGACGAGAACCTGGCTCCCCCTGTCCCCTACACTCCCGAGCGTTCCCAGAGATGAACCGAACGTCGGGCACGTCCCTGCGTCGTCAGCTCGACGACCTCGCACACTCGGAGGATCGAGTGACGGAACACTGGTGGGACAACGCTGCATGCCGTTTCTTCGGCCCGGCACCGTTCTTCGCTCCGGACGACGAGACCCCGGCGCAACGCGCCGGACGAGAGCGTACCGCCAAACTCATCTGCAGTGCTTGTCCCGTGCGGTGGACCTGCCTACAGCAAGCTCTGACGACCGGCGAGCATCACGGCGTGTGGGGTGGAACAACCGAGCACGAACGCAAACGGCTCGCACGCCCGTCCCCGCAAGGTAGGCAGATCGCTCGCTGACACGTCGGGGTGGAATCCACTACCGCCCCAGCCGACGGGCGCGTTCCGACAGGCGTGCGAGTCGAACATCGGGATGCTGGCGAGGACAGGTCGAGCACTTCACGCCGTGCGGACCGTTGTACAGCAGGCAACACGACACTCTGTGTACAAAGGTGTGTGGTGCCCCTTCGGATTCGGTCGCCACCTCTTGAAATCGTGGAGCAGGAAGCCGTGTCCCGCCGAGCTGCCCGGAGATTTCCCGTACCG
This window contains:
- the prpB gene encoding methylisocitrate lyase: MTGLIAASTSVADKRAAFRAGLQSGKIQRFPGAINPLTAKLIQEIGFEGVYVSGGAFSAGLGLPDIGLTTLTEVVSHSRQIAAVTDLPVLIDADTGFGEPMSAARTVLAAEDAGLAGLHLEDQVNPKRCGHLDGKAIVPTDEMVRRLRAAVTARRDPNFVICARTDAAGIDGIDAAIERAKAYAEAGADLIFTEALHTRANFEKFRTAVDIPLLANMTEFGKSQLIPAQALEAIGYNAVIYPVTTLRLAMGAIERGLRVIHEEGTQETLVDQMQTRSRLYELLEYERYNEFDSGVFNFTLGGNQ
- the prpD gene encoding 2-methylcitrate dehydratase PrpD encodes the protein MKTHLVRTRRSAEEFPKHEHLAWKITEVATDPVEVPADTAEMIVNRIIDNAAVAAASVTRRPVANARAQALAHPYRPGSTVFGVGGTFSPEWAAWANGVAVRELDFHDTFLAAEYSHPGDNIPSILAVAQHTGRSGADLIRGLATGYEIQVDLVRAICLHEHKIDHVAHLGPSAAAGIGTLLGLDTETVYQAIGQALHTTTATRQSRKGEISSWKAYAPAFAGKMAVEAVDRALRGEGAPSPIWEGEDGVIAWLLGGPEAEYQVPLPGPGEAKRAILDTYTKEHSAEYQSQAPIDLARRMRDRIGDLDQVASIVLHTSHHTHVVIGTGSNDPQKFDPQASRETLDHSVMYIFAVALQDGTWHHERSYAPERAQRPDTIELWRKISTAEDPEWTRRYHSTDPDEKAFGARAEVTLKSGEVIVDELAIADAHPLGARPFARDQYIAKFRTLAEGVIDPAEQERFLDVAQRTPELKAGELNELTFTVSDEVLARAPKSPKGLF
- a CDS encoding short-chain fatty acyl-CoA regulator family protein yields the protein MQKLYAGAKLRRLREERGLTQTALARLLQLSTSYVNQLENDQRPLTVPVLLRLNSTFDLDMGFFAVDSDARLIADLQDVFADHATTVDSTAAEVDDLVTRHPAAAQMLVTMHRRLRGVTEQVERLSPTGDGSALDHRVAMPYEDVRDFFYDRRNHIAELDDAAEQMFISRGLSLGGLDLQLARLLRDEHSVTVRIRTDPPGEPGPKRSYDPSTRVLLLARRLTHGQRAFQLATQLAFLTQNSTLDALVATAPELPTESQALTRIGLANYFAGALILPYTQFLRSAEDLHYDIDLLGNAFEVGFETVCHRLSTLQRPGQRGVPFFFVRTDKAGNISKRQSATAFHFSRVGGSCPLWIVHDTFATPGRIHTQVAQMPDGRKYLWIARTTDEHSTGGFLAQPRSFAIGLGCDLAHAHRLVYARGLNLDDPATTVPIGPGCKVCDRIDCAQRAFPQVGRSLDTDENLAPPVPYTPERSQR
- a CDS encoding WhiB family transcriptional regulator; this encodes MNRTSGTSLRRQLDDLAHSEDRVTEHWWDNAACRFFGPAPFFAPDDETPAQRAGRERTAKLICSACPVRWTCLQQALTTGEHHGVWGGTTEHERKRLARPSPQGRQIAR